The region ttttctattagtAAACTGGATCACAACATTGCTGGTTGATTTTTTTACCACTTTTCTAGgtagtaagtttttttttttttttttaaattttttaattttttactcttttatatGAAAAAGTGGCGGTAaaaagaaagaattttttttttttttaaagggtagGGGTGGGGGTTGCTAGCAactatgttttgttttgttcttcttttttcaaCCACCAAATTGTCCGCGACCCTAATTTTATTGATGGGTTGAACTGTCCAAAtttgttaacaatttttttttatgtggttAGTGTTTTCAGCCACTTCGACGggtaataaaaaagaataacaaacttgttttatattcatattcagAAAGCTGGTCAAAAACTCAATTTAGTAGCTAGAAGTTGATCTCTACCCACTAAGAAAATCAATTTATTAATCACTTTCTGATGGCGGAAAAtctctagtttttttttagtattgttACAACAACATAAATTATTATGCTATTTTACATTCTAATAtgaatttgataaaaattaaatatagtttTCTAAAGTATAATCTAATGTTCCTAGATTAACTTTGAAGGACAAGCACAAATATATAGGATAACTGATATTTTGTCACGATTTTGTCCTGTGAAtggtgtttctttttttttttttttttttttttttttttttttttNACCCCTTCTTTATTATGCATCATCATTTGACCATGGAATCTCAATAGCCTCATCTCATTACTTTTTATatgtctaaattaaaaattcctCAAtatcaatcatttttttttaattgttcaaaaatatatataaaaaaattaaatttttagtgaAGAGAGAAATCTCGCACATAAAAGTTTTATTAGATAAATTACTCGCATGTGTAATAGTCTACAAACGCCACATGAGAGATAAATCGTACTAGAATATCTCTAGTAAAATGGTGGACATTTTGATGAGAATGTctataattcatttttcaactttTCTGACCACTTTGATGGGTGGTTTGAAAATAAACAACTctagtaattaaaataaaatttaaaaaaattacatgtttACTAACGGGAgaatttatcttctttttttttcttttttttttaatttagaaaattatAGAATAGAAAACagtgtaaataaaaaatatagaatggaaaagaaaaattataaaacagaaaacatagaacatttaattttctattagtAAACTGGATCACAACATTGCTGGTTGATTTTTTTACCACTTTTCTAGgtagtaagtttttttttttttttttaaattttttaattttttactcttttatatGAAAAAGTGGCGGTAaaaagaaagaattttttttttttttaaagggtagGGGTGGGGGTTGCTAGCAactatgttttgttttgttcttcttttttcaaCCACCAAATTGTCCGCGACCCTAATTTTATTGATGGGTTGAACTGTCCAAAtttgttaacaatttttttttatgtggttAGTGTTTTCAGCCACTTCGACGggtaataaaaaagaataacaaacttgttttatattcatattcagAAAGCTGGTCAAAAACTCAATTTAGTAGCTAGAAGTTGATCTCTACCCACTAAGAAAATCAATTTATTAATCACTTTCTGATGGCGGAAAAtctctagtttttttttagtattgttACAACAACATAAATTATTATGCTATTTTACATTCTAATAtgaatttgataaaaattaaatatagtttTCTAAAGTATAATCTAATGTTCCTAGATTAACTTTGAAGGACAAGCACAAATATATAGGATAACTGATATTTTGTCACGATTTTGTCCTGTGAAtggtgtttctttttttttttttttttttttttttttttttgaaaacctgaGATTGGtgttttaattgattaatttttgacaagtttTGGACTagattgtacttttttttttttttttttaaatttctaggTAAGAATGAGGCATGTGTGGAACATGCTTAATTAGAAACAGGCATATGTTGGTGCAAATTAAAGTCAATAATTGTGGCATATAGCGAGGACACAAGTACAGGGCATAACTTTGAAAGCTAAAGGAGCAAGGTTTGAAACTTTGAAGTGTGTCACGATCATCTCCACGTCGTGAAGAAGAGCGTGAAAATTCAGACCACATTCTAATATTGGTTATCGCGCTATGTCTCGCGTATATGATTGTCAGCATGACATCAAGGATCAGAACCTAGAGATCAACCATCACAAATACACAAAGTTGTTGGTGATTTATGATTTGGATTATAAATGTTGACACAAATGTTTTCTTACATGAAAAATCACAAATTCCTGATGTATATATAAATCACAATATGACCCTATCTGTAAAAGATGAACAAAGAATAGAACAAACCAATGAAAGTGCATAAAAACATAATGCTCTTAATCCACCAAGCTAAGGACTCTGCAGGTGGCATTTATTCTGGATTTTTTCTCTCTTCAGAGCCAAGAACTTAGCTGCTATTTCGTCGTAATCTGGGAGCTTTGGATGAACATGATCGGGCTGTTGAACCGGGAACGAATTGGATCGCGAAATGCTGTCCAAAACAACACTCTCTTTAGGCCTTTCCGGGGGCATAGTTACTGCCCTGCAGACATATGGTGGCTGATAATTATGTTTTCTCTTCCAAGAATCGCTGTTTTCTGCAGACGATGAATCGGAACTGTCTTCTCCACTCGCCACGCCTCCATCTGATTCGTTCGCGTTGCTTGTTTCCCTGTCGAAACGCTTGTACACTATAAAAGTGAAGAGGCAAGGCTCATATATACTTTGATGATCTGCAGAATATGATCTATGGCTGTCCTTGACTAAAATCTTCATATGATGCCTTGTCTTGCCACTATAATTCTGCAGTGATTTCCCATAGTATATCGCGGTTTGAATGTCTGTCGTGCTGGTAATCTCCCGAGAGATTGATCTCCTGCTCGGCTTCTTATCAGAACCATTCCTGAGCTTTCTTGGCTCCCCTTTCACAACCCGCGATTCGAGTTTTTCCATCTTAAGACCATTTTTAGTCTCTGCATTTGAGTTTTCTGTCTTTGAACCCAGAGATGAGTTGAACATGAACAGCCTTTGATCCTGCAAGTATGCATCTTTGCTCAAACTCGACTCGAACTCTGCAATGTCATCGAGATACACCATCTCCTCCTGCAATTTCCCGAAACTTTCTGAGGAAGATGTTGCAGCCCTACCCCACTTTTTTACTCCCAAACCTGCAAATTCCCTATCAGGATTCAAGCATTTCTTTGCTTCTGATGAGCCATCGATAGACACGAAGTTTTGTTCTGTGTCTGCAGCAGCCTCGGAACCCTGAATCACATTCTGCTCATCTTTACTGTCACTGTTCTGAACATCACCTCTAGAAACCTGATCAACAATACCCTCATTTTCCTGCAATTTCAGAACCATCAGAGCATTGTAACAAAGCACAAAGAAACACCAGAGTTTCGGGTCATAAACATGAGTGTTTCCACCTGTTTTTGCCATTCAGAAGTGTATCCCAGGAGCAAAGGCCCTTGCTGGAAGCAACTCCTGGTAATTTCATCCACTAATTTATACTTCACATCATCTGAGACAGACCTGATTGCCAGATTTTcttttatctgattttaatGAACAACTTTAGCTTCTgtgttgaacatatataatatataaacataaatgtgcagtccaactatcaacttaggcttttagttgagattaaGCACATGCTTGAATTTTCTGAATCTCAGgactatatatacacaatatcatCAAAAGCAACACGATTAACCTGACGATTAACGAGATTTCCAGGGAGCAGATCAAGAGCCACTGCTGCAAATCTCTGGCCGTAACGTTCTGCAAAGAGCTTCCTTATCAACAGAAGCTCTGGCAGATCGCCTAATCTGGCTGACGAATATATGAGAGTCGACACTGCTTCGTTGATGTCATTAGGACAGTCTCTGCAACAGAAAAATTCTCAAcaccaaataaattaaagattcaaTCAATCAAAGCACAGAATGACAGAACCATTGAACTGATTCATCATTCATATGTTCTTGTTAACTAACAATGCTCACTTGTTCTTGCGGATGTAGGGAAGATTAATGACGATAAATTCACAGTAATTGTCCAACAGTTCATACACTGCCAGCAGATTCTCATCCATAAACAGCTGCTCAA is a window of Ipomoea triloba cultivar NCNSP0323 chromosome 11, ASM357664v1 DNA encoding:
- the LOC115996337 gene encoding uncharacterized protein LOC115996337 — its product is MFDKLFGWRKASKCKKLIGRVQCRLKLLKNKRSCIARQLREDLGELLRDGHHQLVFDRVEQLFMDENLLAVYELLDNYCEFIVINLPYIRKNKDCPNDINEAVSTLIYSSARLGDLPELLLIRKLFAERYGQRFAAVALDLLPGNLVNRQIKENLAIRSVSDDVKYKLVDEITRSCFQQGPLLLGYTSEWQKQENEGIVDQVSRGDVQNSDSKDEQNVIQGSEAAADTEQNFVSIDGSSEAKKCLNPDREFAGLGVKKWGRAATSSSESFGKLQEEMVYLDDIAEFESSLSKDAYLQDQRLFMFNSSLGSKTENSNAETKNGLKMEKLESRVVKGEPRKLRNGSDKKPSRRSISREITSTTDIQTAIYYGKSLQNYSGKTRHHMKILVKDSHRSYSADHQSIYEPCLFTFIVYKRFDRETSNANESDGGVASGEDSSDSSSAENSDSWKRKHNYQPPYVCRAVTMPPERPKESVVLDSISRSNSFPVQQPDHVHPKLPDYDEIAAKFLALKREKIQNKCHLQSP